The Marinifilum sp. JC120 genome window below encodes:
- a CDS encoding ABC transporter ATP-binding protein yields the protein MLLKIVSKIFYYSGKRALVLAPAIGCSLLSSVLSLAPAIAAFVILQALSSGEIHKQWCFVVGLVTALAMIFRYLFALGSGLMSHKVGNVVSTSLREAILEKVGQLGSGSLSSVSQGRMKKMLTEDVNQVDMFVSHHLPDLVSAIVMPLGIGLTLFLIDWRMALAVLVPLPFAMWVQAGSAKIVQQDNFMATYGAAQERMNNTIIEFIRGMPVVKIFNRSHESCDRLRSSVVEYKDMQASFIKKLTGRWGTFLAFVTLCHVPLGIFGLWMFSQGRIELAELVLFLMLGPMLFAPLIKMMRIGAILSQLNEILVGMDSLFSQEADERQVYRKYGIDQFDGDNTITVKDLCFAYGESQVLSDINMVIRPENLVAVVGLSGSGKSTLAALLAGMEKPQSGSIHIGSRDMAEMSLEELSKTVSVFFQDSFVFTGSVRDNILLGCPDADIESVLEAARTAQCHDCILALPDGYDTVIGEGGQVQLSGGEKQRIVLARCILRDAPVLIMDEATAAMDAENESRIQEALSRFTKSKTVIVITHRIHTVEKADHIVVLNEGRVSGQGSHAHLLKIDNTYAAMWNAHLAAKRWKIGTRIIEDQEVVA from the coding sequence ATGCTGTTAAAAATTGTTTCCAAGATTTTTTACTATTCAGGCAAGCGTGCGCTTGTACTGGCGCCTGCCATCGGGTGTTCCTTGCTCAGTTCGGTTTTGTCTTTGGCTCCTGCTATCGCAGCTTTTGTGATTCTTCAGGCGTTGTCTTCCGGGGAGATCCACAAGCAGTGGTGTTTTGTTGTCGGTTTGGTAACAGCCCTGGCGATGATATTTCGATATTTGTTTGCACTTGGCTCAGGATTGATGAGTCACAAGGTCGGTAATGTTGTTTCTACTTCTCTTCGAGAAGCAATACTTGAGAAGGTCGGGCAGCTCGGATCTGGATCTCTTTCGTCTGTCTCGCAGGGGCGCATGAAAAAGATGCTTACCGAGGATGTGAATCAGGTTGATATGTTTGTATCACACCATCTTCCTGATTTGGTTTCAGCGATTGTTATGCCACTGGGCATCGGTCTTACTTTATTCTTGATTGACTGGCGTATGGCTTTGGCCGTTCTTGTGCCGTTGCCGTTTGCCATGTGGGTGCAGGCTGGCTCCGCCAAGATAGTCCAACAGGATAATTTTATGGCTACATATGGTGCTGCTCAGGAGCGCATGAATAACACCATTATCGAATTCATCAGAGGGATGCCGGTAGTTAAAATATTCAACCGCAGCCATGAATCCTGCGACAGGTTGCGCTCAAGTGTGGTTGAATACAAGGACATGCAGGCTTCTTTCATCAAGAAGCTTACGGGCCGCTGGGGAACCTTTCTGGCTTTTGTTACCTTGTGTCATGTTCCGCTTGGAATTTTCGGACTGTGGATGTTTTCTCAAGGTAGAATCGAACTTGCCGAGCTTGTATTATTCCTAATGCTCGGCCCTATGCTGTTTGCCCCTCTTATTAAAATGATGCGTATCGGCGCGATACTCAGCCAGCTTAACGAAATTTTAGTCGGGATGGATTCTCTGTTTTCACAGGAAGCTGATGAGCGGCAGGTATATAGAAAATATGGAATTGATCAATTCGACGGCGATAATACGATTACAGTTAAGGATCTTTGTTTCGCTTATGGAGAGTCACAAGTCCTGAGTGACATTAACATGGTCATCAGGCCGGAAAATCTGGTGGCTGTGGTCGGCCTGAGTGGAAGTGGCAAGAGCACGCTGGCGGCGTTACTGGCCGGAATGGAAAAGCCTCAGTCGGGATCTATTCATATCGGTTCGCGAGATATGGCGGAAATGAGTCTTGAGGAGCTTTCAAAAACAGTGAGTGTTTTTTTTCAGGACTCTTTTGTTTTTACCGGATCAGTCCGCGACAACATTTTGCTGGGTTGTCCCGATGCTGACATAGAGAGTGTTCTCGAGGCTGCCCGTACGGCTCAATGTCATGATTGTATTCTTGCATTGCCGGATGGATACGACACCGTGATCGGAGAGGGCGGGCAGGTGCAGTTAAGCGGGGGAGAAAAGCAACGTATTGTTTTGGCCCGCTGCATTCTTCGGGATGCCCCTGTGCTGATAATGGATGAGGCTACAGCCGCTATGGATGCAGAAAATGAGTCCAGAATTCAGGAAGCCCTATCGCGATTTACTAAATCTAAAACCGTTATTGTGATCACCCACCGAATTCATACTGTGGAAAAAGCAGATCATATAGTGGTGCTCAATGAAGGTCGTGTATCCGGGCAGGGGAGCCATGCCCATCTCCTTAAGATTGATAATACTTATGCTGCCATGTGGAACGCTCATTTGGCGGCGAAACGCTGGAAGATCGGTACACGGATTATAGAAGATCAGGAGGTGGTGGCATGA
- the hydE gene encoding [FeFe] hydrogenase H-cluster radical SAM maturase HydE, whose translation MGVLGREDLFYYLNGGNDDELYSLADSERKDSFGQEVYLRAIVEFSNVCNKKCNYCGLRAPNSNVNRYRMDVDSIVESASLAAEAGARTIVLQSGDDFSYSLSHVEEIILAIKESHDVAITLSLGDRSVGEYEHWFNCGADRCLLKLETTIPDVYEKVRCGEKFHERMELLRSLQEIGYEVGSGVIVGLPEYTAEQLADDLLFLSELELDMIAAGPFIPHPDTPFSFVGSGDIDLSYRFTALARLLNPFSNIPATSALDSFDSEGRKKGLQRGCNVIMPSVTPTAKRRDYNIYPGKNSVSVDVTDSISKAEELIRSLGFVPSASKGSSRRMNNVE comes from the coding sequence ATGGGTGTGCTTGGTCGTGAAGATCTTTTTTATTACCTGAATGGCGGCAATGATGATGAACTGTATTCTCTAGCCGACAGTGAGCGGAAAGATTCATTTGGTCAGGAAGTTTATTTGCGGGCCATTGTTGAATTTTCTAATGTTTGCAATAAAAAGTGTAATTACTGCGGTTTGCGTGCTCCAAATTCAAATGTAAATCGCTATCGTATGGATGTCGATTCTATAGTTGAATCCGCTAGTCTGGCAGCTGAAGCCGGGGCGCGTACCATCGTGCTGCAATCCGGCGATGATTTCAGCTATTCCCTTTCACATGTTGAAGAAATCATCCTAGCGATTAAAGAATCGCATGATGTAGCGATAACTCTTTCCCTCGGTGATCGTAGCGTAGGGGAGTATGAACATTGGTTTAACTGCGGGGCGGACCGTTGTCTGCTTAAGCTGGAAACCACTATTCCCGATGTTTATGAAAAAGTTAGGTGCGGTGAAAAGTTTCATGAGCGCATGGAGTTGCTGCGGTCCTTGCAAGAGATAGGGTATGAGGTCGGGTCTGGTGTCATTGTGGGGCTGCCGGAATATACTGCGGAGCAGCTGGCAGATGATTTACTTTTTCTCAGTGAACTTGAGCTGGATATGATTGCGGCAGGGCCGTTTATCCCACATCCTGACACTCCTTTTTCTTTTGTTGGAAGCGGAGATATTGATCTGTCTTACAGATTTACGGCTTTGGCTCGGCTACTTAATCCTTTCTCCAATATTCCTGCTACCTCTGCTCTTGATTCATTTGATTCCGAAGGCAGGAAAAAAGGTTTGCAACGTGGCTGCAATGTTATCATGCCATCAGTTACGCCTACCGCCAAACGAAGAGATTACAATATTTATCCGGGTAAAAATTCCGTTTCTGTTGATGTTACCGATTCCATTTCCAAGGCTGAAGAGCTGATCCGTTCATTGGGTTTTGTTCCTTCGGCTTCCAAAGGTTCTTCAAGGAGAATGAATAATGTCGAATAA
- a CDS encoding CopG family transcriptional regulator — MDKRLGIIGITIKDRYQSAPKVNRTLSEHGEIIVGRMGLPFREKGVNVIGIIIEATTDEVGALTGQLGMLQGVKVKSLLV, encoded by the coding sequence ATGGATAAACGTTTGGGAATTATTGGAATAACCATCAAAGACAGATATCAATCTGCACCTAAGGTCAACCGGACTCTTAGTGAACATGGAGAGATCATTGTAGGGCGCATGGGGCTTCCTTTCCGCGAAAAGGGCGTGAATGTCATCGGGATAATCATCGAGGCAACCACGGACGAGGTCGGAGCATTGACCGGGCAACTGGGTATGCTTCAAGGCGTAAAAGTCAAATCACTTCTCGTGTAG
- a CDS encoding MATE family efflux transporter — MKRSSLWKDMASITAFMGPILITQYAQIANGVVDTLMCGRLDAQALGAVGLGVAVWVPMQAFLIGILYSLLVELAQLCGAGKESEVSFTTQQASWLGFVLASGMGLLTYFASSHLTLFGLPQELLPMVEKYLRGLAWGFPFCGLFYSLRFYCEGQGAPKAVTAISIGAVGCNILLNYGLMFGGLGMPALGLQGCGIATGVCWVFSFLAVTIYVSVASRFAKNRLFRNFFAPDFGAVVKLFRVGLPIGIAFLSEYLVMACIALMIGRLGIVAVASHQITYNFSLVLFTLPVALSIAISIVVGQARGAQDAVLERRMVSTGMFMATVIGLVLTVLLLFMATWIPSLYTSDPAVVHLAGALLTIAAFFQLTDSIQVGLSGALRGIHDTTVPLLLTAASYWGVGIPLGYVLSEGTELTSGILPQMGVQGWWIGLIIAISLAGVLLFVRVRRSFWGEKGVESIETETLAEESV, encoded by the coding sequence ATGAAACGCAGTTCTCTCTGGAAGGATATGGCTAGTATCACAGCTTTTATGGGGCCGATACTTATTACCCAGTACGCTCAGATAGCCAACGGAGTGGTGGATACACTTATGTGCGGGCGACTTGATGCTCAGGCATTGGGGGCTGTTGGTCTCGGGGTCGCCGTTTGGGTTCCGATGCAGGCATTTCTTATCGGCATTCTTTATAGTCTTCTGGTTGAGCTTGCACAGCTTTGCGGTGCTGGCAAAGAGTCAGAAGTTTCCTTTACCACGCAGCAGGCGTCATGGCTCGGATTTGTTCTTGCTAGCGGTATGGGGCTGCTTACATATTTTGCCTCTTCCCATCTCACTCTTTTCGGATTGCCGCAGGAATTGTTGCCTATGGTGGAAAAGTATTTGCGCGGTCTGGCTTGGGGATTTCCGTTTTGTGGTTTGTTTTATAGTCTGCGTTTTTATTGTGAAGGACAGGGTGCTCCCAAGGCGGTGACAGCCATTTCCATTGGTGCCGTGGGTTGCAATATCCTGCTTAATTACGGCCTTATGTTCGGTGGGTTGGGAATGCCTGCACTCGGATTGCAAGGGTGCGGTATTGCAACCGGGGTGTGCTGGGTTTTCAGTTTTCTTGCTGTGACCATTTATGTGTCCGTTGCTTCCCGATTTGCTAAAAACAGGCTTTTTAGGAACTTTTTCGCTCCTGATTTTGGGGCCGTGGTAAAACTCTTCCGGGTTGGCTTGCCTATCGGCATCGCTTTTCTTTCTGAATATCTGGTCATGGCCTGCATCGCACTCATGATTGGCCGCCTTGGAATAGTAGCCGTTGCCAGCCATCAGATTACTTACAACTTCTCGTTGGTATTGTTCACCCTTCCTGTAGCGCTTTCTATTGCTATAAGCATTGTCGTGGGACAAGCGCGTGGTGCACAGGATGCAGTCCTTGAGCGTCGTATGGTTAGCACCGGCATGTTCATGGCCACAGTTATCGGATTGGTTTTGACTGTACTGCTTTTGTTCATGGCAACATGGATTCCTTCCCTGTATACCAGTGATCCTGCTGTGGTGCATCTGGCTGGTGCTTTGCTGACCATTGCCGCTTTTTTCCAGCTTACAGATTCCATTCAGGTGGGGCTTTCAGGAGCTTTGCGCGGTATACACGATACCACCGTTCCTTTGCTTCTGACTGCCGCCAGTTACTGGGGGGTAGGTATCCCTCTTGGGTATGTCCTTTCCGAGGGCACAGAACTCACCTCCGGCATTTTGCCGCAGATGGGCGTACAGGGTTGGTGGATCGGATTGATTATAGCTATTTCACTGGCCGGAGTGTTGCTTTTTGTACGCGTAAGGCGAAGCTTTTGGGGAGAGAAGGGAGTTGAATCTATCGAAACAGAAACGCTGGCTGAAGAATCTGTCTAA
- a CDS encoding 4Fe-4S dicluster domain-containing protein gives MSGCAPKSPPAGVAAIQPAVNENAKRMEGVEYSLYAPPVGVDADTVRFVRVDESKCEGCGACEEYCASGAIQSINDDGIHRIVDPVACMNCGQCLTNCPYGAVYEGVSFVDELAAKLKDPDTIVVSMPAPAVRYGLGECFGAPTGTYVGGKMHAALRKLGFDYIWDNEFTADVTIMEEGTELLNRVKSQGSKDAMPLPQFTSCCPGWVKFAETFYPDLIPNLSTCKSPIGMLGPLAKTYGAKETKTDGKKIYTVSIMPCIAKKYEGVRSELDDGGFDRDIDATINTRELAYMIKAAGIDFNNLPDEDPDPVLGESTGAATIFGNSGGVMEAALRLAYEVLSGTKLDNPDIKVVRTHEGINTADVKVPNFGTVKVAVASGLDNAAKLCDEVRAGKSPYHFIEVMTCPGGCVNGGGQPLDPEIQASLFRSTVAQINKRFRARKIKA, from the coding sequence ATGTCAGGATGTGCGCCTAAGTCCCCGCCTGCCGGGGTTGCAGCAATTCAACCTGCTGTGAATGAAAATGCCAAGCGAATGGAGGGCGTTGAGTACAGTCTTTACGCTCCTCCTGTGGGAGTTGATGCAGACACTGTCAGGTTTGTGCGGGTTGACGAATCCAAGTGCGAAGGCTGCGGTGCGTGTGAAGAGTATTGCGCGAGTGGTGCTATCCAGTCGATCAATGATGATGGAATTCATCGTATTGTTGATCCTGTTGCCTGTATGAACTGCGGCCAGTGCCTTACCAACTGTCCTTATGGTGCCGTTTACGAGGGAGTTTCTTTCGTGGATGAGCTTGCCGCCAAACTCAAGGACCCGGATACCATTGTTGTATCCATGCCTGCTCCGGCAGTACGGTACGGTCTTGGTGAATGTTTCGGTGCTCCCACCGGGACATATGTCGGCGGAAAGATGCATGCAGCACTGCGCAAACTGGGATTCGACTACATCTGGGATAACGAATTCACTGCGGATGTAACCATCATGGAAGAGGGAACTGAGCTTCTTAACAGGGTTAAGAGTCAGGGTAGCAAGGATGCAATGCCTTTGCCGCAGTTTACTTCCTGCTGTCCGGGTTGGGTAAAATTTGCAGAAACCTTTTATCCGGATCTGATTCCCAATTTGTCCACCTGTAAATCACCTATCGGTATGCTTGGTCCTTTGGCTAAGACATATGGTGCAAAGGAAACAAAGACAGACGGTAAGAAAATTTACACTGTTTCCATCATGCCCTGTATTGCCAAAAAATATGAAGGTGTGCGCAGTGAATTGGATGACGGCGGATTTGACCGCGACATCGACGCTACCATCAATACCCGTGAGCTTGCTTACATGATCAAAGCTGCCGGTATTGATTTCAACAACCTTCCAGACGAAGACCCTGATCCGGTTCTTGGTGAATCCACCGGTGCGGCTACCATCTTCGGTAACAGCGGCGGGGTAATGGAAGCGGCTCTCAGGCTTGCCTACGAAGTCCTTTCCGGCACTAAGCTGGACAATCCTGATATCAAAGTTGTCCGTACCCACGAGGGTATTAACACTGCTGACGTGAAGGTTCCCAACTTCGGAACAGTTAAGGTTGCTGTAGCCAGCGGACTGGATAACGCTGCCAAGCTTTGCGACGAAGTGCGTGCCGGAAAATCTCCCTATCACTTCATTGAGGTTATGACCTGTCCCGGCGGTTGCGTTAACGGCGGCGGACAGCCTCTTGATCCTGAAATCCAGGCATCTCTGTTCAGATCTACCGTGGCTCAGATCAACAAGCGGTTCAGAGCTCGTAAAATAAAGGCATAA
- a CDS encoding twin-arginine translocation signal domain-containing protein has protein sequence MKLSRRSFIKAAGAVAGYAVLGINVAKEAAADVMDFVARRQNSVYAADANKNIYKYRKSQNNPMVVKIYDPKNGFLHDGPCGHESHHLLHTHYYDRSSKLEALKKKGIELNL, from the coding sequence ATGAAATTAAGCAGACGCAGTTTCATTAAGGCCGCAGGCGCGGTGGCCGGATATGCGGTTCTGGGTATTAATGTCGCTAAAGAAGCAGCGGCTGACGTGATGGATTTTGTCGCTCGCCGTCAGAATTCAGTGTATGCGGCTGATGCGAACAAGAATATCTATAAGTACAGAAAATCTCAGAATAACCCTATGGTCGTTAAGATTTACGATCCTAAAAACGGTTTTCTGCATGATGGTCCCTGCGGACATGAATCCCATCATCTTCTGCATACCCACTACTATGATCGCAGCAGTAAGCTTGAAGCCTTGAAAAAGAAGGGCATCGAGCTGAATCTCTAG
- a CDS encoding ABC transporter ATP-binding protein has translation MMVAQVVRSIFRISGSESHFVKPVLLSALATCLFGLSYMVVAWSAGGNWLFSGGGLWLGAGGLIVLGLGYVVATTKARLNSTLMACNVVAKARVRLGEHLQSLPLSFFKRKDPGTITAYILQDMVSVENVFSQFFVELVAAVTLPLVFSYLLFNVDWRLALPLCMVFVLAFPVLQLARTAVQQYGQKHIESRNRVFLYIMEYISGIRELRSCMATGLDFKPMAAALERQRTSLMRFEISSVGPILVYSAILDFGFIIMFLVGLGLMSSSYITEGIFVIFFVLGYKFFDPLRDIGAFLAELKGMGTAAIRITSVLDQQPLPVKVSYETLVGNAVEFKNVSFSYEENAQTLKNINFTVPEGSITALVGPSGGGKTTIASLVARFWDVQEGEINIGGVDIRSLQPEDLLSRLSVVFQDVYIFNDTVFNNIRIGNPDATDQEVVEAAKAACCHDFILNLPQGYYTVVGGISSGLSGGERQRLSIARAILKDAPIVLLDEATSALDPENELALQSALNNLLIGKTVLVIAHRLATICDADQILVLDQGSLVEQGIHEELMSRQGLYYQHWNLQHQTELWQFRSASMFQERCIVELVKSKSYTQG, from the coding sequence ATGATGGTTGCTCAGGTAGTTCGATCAATATTCAGAATTTCCGGTAGTGAAAGTCATTTTGTTAAGCCCGTTTTACTTTCGGCTTTAGCCACATGCCTGTTTGGTTTATCCTACATGGTCGTAGCATGGAGTGCTGGAGGGAATTGGCTGTTTTCAGGGGGCGGTTTATGGTTAGGCGCAGGTGGCTTAATCGTTCTTGGGCTCGGATATGTGGTCGCCACAACAAAGGCGCGTTTGAATTCTACACTCATGGCCTGCAATGTCGTGGCAAAGGCTCGAGTCCGTTTAGGGGAGCACCTTCAAAGTTTGCCCCTTTCTTTTTTCAAGCGCAAAGACCCCGGGACCATTACCGCCTATATACTTCAAGACATGGTCAGCGTGGAGAACGTATTCAGCCAATTTTTTGTGGAACTGGTTGCCGCAGTTACTCTGCCGTTAGTTTTCTCTTATCTATTGTTTAATGTGGACTGGCGATTGGCGTTACCCCTTTGCATGGTCTTTGTGTTGGCATTTCCCGTCTTACAACTTGCCCGCACAGCGGTTCAGCAATATGGCCAAAAGCATATTGAATCCCGTAACAGGGTCTTCCTTTATATTATGGAGTATATTTCCGGTATCCGGGAGCTTCGATCCTGCATGGCTACCGGGCTGGACTTCAAACCGATGGCTGCGGCACTTGAACGTCAACGGACTTCTTTGATGCGTTTTGAAATTAGCTCCGTAGGCCCGATTCTCGTTTACTCCGCTATTTTGGATTTCGGCTTTATCATAATGTTTTTAGTTGGACTTGGTCTTATGTCTTCATCGTATATTACTGAAGGCATTTTCGTCATATTTTTTGTGCTTGGGTACAAATTTTTTGATCCGTTAAGAGATATAGGTGCTTTCCTTGCTGAACTGAAAGGAATGGGTACTGCCGCAATAAGGATCACAAGTGTCTTGGATCAGCAGCCACTTCCGGTGAAGGTGTCATATGAAACTCTGGTGGGTAATGCGGTCGAGTTTAAAAATGTATCTTTTTCATATGAAGAAAATGCTCAGACATTAAAAAATATCAATTTTACGGTTCCTGAAGGAAGCATAACAGCATTGGTCGGCCCTTCGGGAGGGGGGAAGACAACCATTGCCAGTCTGGTTGCCAGATTTTGGGATGTGCAGGAAGGGGAAATTAACATCGGTGGAGTGGATATCCGTTCACTACAGCCGGAAGATTTGCTCAGCAGACTCAGCGTTGTTTTTCAGGACGTCTACATTTTTAATGATACAGTTTTTAATAATATACGGATAGGTAATCCTGATGCCACCGATCAGGAAGTTGTGGAAGCAGCTAAGGCTGCTTGTTGCCATGATTTTATTTTGAATCTTCCTCAAGGATACTACACTGTAGTGGGCGGGATTAGTTCCGGCCTTTCCGGCGGAGAACGACAGCGGCTGTCCATTGCCCGGGCCATACTCAAAGACGCTCCGATCGTATTGCTCGATGAAGCAACTTCTGCCCTTGATCCTGAAAATGAGCTGGCCCTGCAGTCTGCTCTAAACAATCTTTTGATCGGTAAGACTGTTCTGGTCATCGCTCATCGTCTGGCAACTATCTGCGATGCTGATCAGATTCTTGTGTTGGACCAAGGGAGTCTTGTTGAACAAGGAATTCATGAAGAACTTATGAGCAGGCAGGGGTTGTACTATCAACATTGGAATCTTCAGCATCAAACAGAGTTATGGCAGTTCCGTTCTGCTTCTATGTTTCAAGAGCGCTGTATTGTGGAATTAGTGAAATCTAAATCTTATACCCAAGGATAG
- a CDS encoding AraC family transcriptional regulator, producing the protein MNSTIDMVVQQNMDSTFFGALELLNSKGYNSFTRSLDVSHTNYAQGICELTLNSGFSMVIADNVAPDPEPKYFSFKKSPLVFSVSLSGHGIVRFYGDSGKEVHICDNDLYIGYAPNSCGETTSMRNQKHSSVMLMTDPQFLYDLFGTRLVQSLPANFVEMILKNDDTIHAESLPAPPQAIALADRVMRSTMDPDLAKVFACSAGLEMLCVILDHLQENKDGKKIPMSQDDITKLHQVRMIIKNNIVTPPSLQDISREVGINEFKLKRGFKQAFGTTVFGYLQKQRVKTAYLSIINEEKNVSECAWDVGYTNVSHFIAAFKKHFGVTPGTIAKGYRLPPPTSLQE; encoded by the coding sequence ATGAACAGTACTATTGATATGGTAGTTCAGCAAAATATGGACAGCACCTTTTTCGGTGCTCTTGAACTGCTCAATTCTAAGGGGTACAATTCCTTCACCCGTTCTCTTGATGTATCTCATACAAATTATGCTCAGGGTATCTGCGAGCTGACCCTAAATTCAGGTTTCAGCATGGTTATCGCTGACAATGTCGCCCCTGATCCGGAACCGAAATATTTCTCGTTTAAAAAATCACCTCTCGTTTTTTCAGTATCACTCTCAGGACACGGCATTGTCAGATTCTACGGAGACTCAGGTAAAGAGGTTCATATTTGCGATAACGACCTCTACATTGGATACGCCCCCAACAGTTGCGGCGAAACAACCTCCATGAGAAACCAAAAGCACAGCAGCGTAATGCTCATGACCGACCCACAATTCCTGTACGACCTTTTTGGCACCAGACTGGTACAAAGCCTCCCTGCCAATTTTGTTGAGATGATCCTTAAAAACGACGATACGATACACGCAGAGAGCCTTCCCGCTCCTCCGCAAGCCATTGCTCTGGCCGACCGGGTGATGCGGTCAACCATGGATCCTGACTTAGCTAAAGTTTTTGCTTGCAGCGCAGGTTTGGAAATGCTTTGCGTCATTCTTGATCATCTCCAAGAGAATAAAGACGGAAAAAAAATTCCCATGTCTCAAGATGATATAACAAAACTGCATCAAGTCCGAATGATAATAAAAAACAATATAGTCACCCCGCCGTCGCTTCAGGATATATCCCGGGAAGTGGGAATCAATGAATTCAAACTTAAACGGGGATTCAAACAGGCCTTCGGAACAACAGTCTTCGGCTATCTGCAAAAACAACGAGTAAAAACAGCTTACCTGTCCATCATCAATGAAGAAAAAAACGTAAGTGAATGCGCATGGGACGTAGGTTACACTAATGTCAGCCACTTTATTGCCGCCTTCAAAAAACACTTCGGTGTTACTCCGGGAACGATTGCCAAGGGGTATCGTCTCCCTCCCCCGACAAGCCTTCAGGAATAA
- the hydG gene encoding [FeFe] hydrogenase H-cluster radical SAM maturase HydG, translating to MNKNTTLGTDLESFIDEELIWSEIEKATDPEPSLVRETIAKAKERKGLSPFEAAVLLKNTDKELDNEIFEAAIEAKKGIYGNRLVLFAPLYISNECVNQCAYCGFNATNNDLQRRTLSAEEIHKEVEVLEDLGHKRLLLVYGEHPKYDADWIAQSVRDVYSVTSRKSGEIRRVNINCAPLDVEGFRKLHEVGIGTYQCFHETYHQETYKKYHLAGRKTDYNWRLYAMHRAMEAGIDDVGMGALFGLFDPVFEVMGLLYHAQQLEIDHGVGPHTISFPRIEPAQNSELAFNPPYLSSDHDFKKIVAVLRLAVPHTGLILTTRENADFRKELLEVGVSQLSAGSRTYPGAYSDPEFDRPDVQQFCVGDNRSLDETIRSIVGEHGYVPSWCTACYRLGRTGEHFMELAKTGFIQKFCLPNGLLTFKEYLEDYASEETKKVGEELIRNEIANYSDPDRRKLLTDRLVRMEKGERDLYI from the coding sequence ATGAATAAGAACACCACCCTTGGAACTGATCTTGAGTCATTTATTGATGAAGAGCTTATCTGGTCGGAAATTGAAAAAGCCACCGACCCGGAACCATCCCTTGTCCGTGAAACAATAGCGAAAGCCAAAGAGAGAAAGGGGCTTTCTCCCTTTGAGGCGGCGGTCTTGCTGAAGAATACGGACAAGGAACTGGATAATGAAATTTTTGAAGCTGCCATTGAGGCTAAGAAGGGCATCTATGGCAATAGGTTAGTCCTTTTTGCTCCTCTTTATATTTCAAATGAATGCGTCAATCAGTGTGCATACTGTGGTTTTAATGCCACTAATAATGATCTTCAACGCCGCACTCTCAGTGCAGAGGAAATCCACAAAGAAGTCGAAGTCCTTGAAGATCTGGGACACAAGAGACTGCTGCTGGTTTATGGCGAGCATCCCAAATATGATGCTGATTGGATCGCCCAGAGTGTGAGGGATGTCTATTCTGTGACTTCACGCAAAAGCGGCGAAATTCGTAGAGTCAACATCAACTGTGCGCCGTTGGATGTTGAGGGATTCAGGAAGCTGCATGAGGTGGGTATCGGAACCTACCAGTGTTTCCATGAAACCTACCATCAGGAAACATACAAAAAATATCATCTCGCAGGGCGTAAGACGGATTACAACTGGCGGCTCTATGCCATGCACCGGGCCATGGAAGCGGGCATTGATGATGTGGGCATGGGTGCTCTTTTCGGTCTTTTTGATCCGGTATTCGAGGTAATGGGGCTGCTTTATCATGCTCAGCAGTTGGAAATTGACCATGGCGTGGGTCCTCATACGATCTCCTTTCCCCGTATTGAACCGGCACAGAATTCAGAGCTGGCTTTCAATCCTCCTTATCTTTCCTCAGATCACGACTTTAAGAAGATAGTGGCAGTGCTCCGTCTTGCAGTGCCCCACACCGGGCTGATTTTGACTACCCGTGAAAATGCCGATTTCCGCAAAGAGTTGCTTGAAGTAGGGGTTTCTCAGCTTTCCGCAGGATCACGGACTTACCCCGGCGCATACAGCGATCCTGAATTTGATCGCCCTGATGTGCAGCAGTTCTGTGTTGGTGATAACCGTTCCCTTGATGAAACCATCAGGTCAATTGTCGGTGAGCATGGTTACGTGCCTTCCTGGTGTACTGCCTGTTACCGCCTTGGCCGTACCGGGGAGCATTTTATGGAACTGGCTAAAACTGGATTCATTCAGAAATTCTGTTTGCCCAACGGATTATTGACCTTTAAGGAATACCTTGAGGATTACGCTTCCGAAGAGACTAAGAAGGTTGGCGAGGAATTGATCAGGAATGAGATCGCAAATTATTCTGATCCTGATCGGCGAAAATTGCTGACTGACCGCCTTGTCCGTATGGAAAAAGGCGAGCGGGATCTTTATATATAA